In one Alphaproteobacteria bacterium SS10 genomic region, the following are encoded:
- a CDS encoding succinylglutamate desuccinylase/aspartoacylase family protein, with protein sequence MMLPDLTRYAAATHGVDYAVTLDSGRAGPHAVIMALIHGNEVAGAIGLDRVLSTISTPVAGKLTACFANHRAYELYDPAQPLAGRFLQEDMNRLWTDDLAQRPANSWETSRAQALLPVIEDCDFLLDLHTMPRQAPPLALIGAEPRHRDLARAMGWPHWLLKDPGHEGGPRLTDYRHFSGGDHYASAVLVECGGHQSPDSANNAEQACLRFLSALHMLDAPRPDATAAPVEIEVTHTVRPESEAFRFAAEFEGLMEVAEAGTLIAHDGEREIRTPYDHCVLLMPSLLPTVDSTALRFGRAETVVVAA encoded by the coding sequence ATGATGCTGCCTGACCTTACCCGCTACGCCGCCGCAACTCATGGCGTTGATTACGCGGTCACTCTGGATAGCGGGCGCGCCGGTCCCCATGCGGTGATTATGGCCCTGATCCATGGGAACGAGGTGGCGGGCGCCATTGGCCTAGACCGCGTACTCAGCACTATTAGTACGCCAGTGGCCGGCAAGCTGACGGCCTGCTTTGCCAATCACCGCGCCTATGAATTGTACGACCCGGCGCAGCCATTGGCGGGTCGGTTCTTACAAGAAGATATGAATCGGCTTTGGACCGATGACCTGGCCCAGCGCCCCGCCAACAGTTGGGAAACATCGCGGGCACAGGCCCTATTGCCCGTGATCGAGGACTGCGACTTCCTGCTCGACCTACACACCATGCCGCGACAGGCGCCGCCCCTAGCCCTGATCGGTGCGGAACCACGACACCGCGACTTGGCGCGCGCCATGGGCTGGCCGCACTGGCTGCTGAAAGACCCAGGGCATGAGGGCGGACCACGGCTCACCGACTACAGGCATTTCAGTGGCGGCGATCACTATGCCAGCGCTGTTCTGGTAGAATGTGGAGGGCACCAATCGCCAGACAGCGCGAACAATGCAGAGCAGGCCTGTCTGCGGTTTCTATCAGCGCTTCATATGCTGGATGCGCCAAGGCCGGATGCAACTGCGGCCCCGGTTGAGATTGAGGTGACCCATACCGTGCGACCGGAGAGTGAGGCTTTCCGATTTGCGGCTGAGTTCGAAGGCCTGATGGAAGTGGCCGAGGCCGGCACCCTAATCGCCCATGACGGCGAGCGGGAAATCCGCACACCCTATGATCATTGTGTGCTGTTGATGCCCAGCCTTCTGCCAACGGTGGACAGCACCGCTCTCAGATTTGGCCGTGCTGAAACTGTTGTTGTAGCCGCCTGA
- a CDS encoding Hpt domain-containing protein has translation MKDALEDALHAHLIADFRDESDDRLELLGRLIDQLATEQRSADTGRMDDPQTLWAIRREVHCLKGIASSFGFPAVSMLAHRFENFIDALDGSVGEETLHAFSQYMNVMGQITDGSHATAEQINALLQILPAPGSREVDESGQRKKSIIVVTPSRIMSRLVSSHLADFGVSPTFCHDPVEAIGIVLRSKPDLLIASAVMEPLSGRDLLKGLHAMSATCRLPVALLTSSDEEEERIATETPHVAVIRSGQRFEPDFKALAKRYAIE, from the coding sequence ATGAAGGACGCCCTTGAAGATGCCCTCCACGCCCATCTGATTGCGGATTTCCGTGATGAGTCAGATGACCGTTTGGAGCTTCTTGGCCGCCTTATTGATCAACTAGCCACCGAACAACGTTCCGCCGATACGGGACGCATGGATGATCCCCAAACCCTCTGGGCGATCCGGCGTGAGGTGCATTGCCTAAAAGGCATCGCGTCGTCATTTGGCTTCCCAGCGGTCAGCATGCTGGCCCACCGGTTTGAGAACTTTATCGACGCGTTAGATGGCAGCGTTGGCGAAGAAACGCTGCACGCGTTTAGCCAATACATGAACGTGATGGGCCAGATTACCGATGGCAGCCACGCCACCGCGGAGCAGATCAACGCCTTGCTGCAGATCCTTCCCGCACCAGGCAGCCGCGAGGTTGATGAGAGTGGCCAGCGAAAGAAGTCGATCATCGTCGTGACGCCCTCACGGATTATGAGCCGATTGGTCAGCAGCCACTTAGCGGATTTTGGTGTCAGCCCAACCTTCTGCCATGACCCGGTTGAGGCGATTGGCATCGTTCTGCGCAGTAAGCCCGATCTGCTGATCGCATCGGCGGTAATGGAACCACTATCGGGCCGTGATCTGCTTAAGGGCCTACATGCCATGTCGGCCACCTGCCGCTTGCCGGTTGCGCTCCTCACCTCCTCTGATGAGGAAGAGGAGAGAATTGCGACAGAGACGCCGCATGTGGCGGTGATCCGATCCGGCCAACGGTTTGAGCCTGACTTCAAGGCCTTGGCAAAACGCTACGCCATCGAATAA
- a CDS encoding acylphosphatase — MGKANPDQQSTGNFEIKTVRVSIYGRVQGVGYRAWTEQRARQLGIDGWVRNRLDGSVEAVFSAEPSKVQRMMDDCANGPRVAQVDRLIEQAEPEQVTGFRILPTC; from the coding sequence ATGGGTAAGGCTAACCCTGATCAGCAATCCACCGGGAATTTTGAGATTAAGACCGTCCGGGTCTCGATCTATGGCCGTGTGCAAGGTGTGGGCTACCGCGCCTGGACGGAGCAGCGGGCGCGTCAGCTGGGCATTGATGGATGGGTCCGTAATCGCCTCGATGGGTCAGTCGAGGCGGTGTTTTCCGCCGAACCCAGCAAGGTCCAGCGGATGATGGATGACTGCGCCAATGGCCCACGCGTGGCCCAGGTTGATCGCTTGATTGAGCAGGCGGAACCAGAGCAGGTTACCGGCTTCCGCATCCTGCCGACCTGTTAA